One Rattus norvegicus strain BN/NHsdMcwi chromosome 18, GRCr8, whole genome shotgun sequence DNA segment encodes these proteins:
- the Rpl31l16 gene encoding large ribosomal subunit protein eL31-like, with amino-acid sequence MAPAKKGGKKKKGHSAINELVTREYTINIHKRIHGVAFRKRDPWAVKEIQKFAMKEMGTPDVHTDNKLNKAVWAKGIRNVPYRIRVRLSKKRNEDEDSPNKLYTLVTYVPVTTFKNLQTVNVDEN; translated from the coding sequence ATGGCTCCCGCAAAGAAGGGTGGCAAGAAGAAGAAGGGCCATTCTGCCATCAACGAGTTGGTGACCCGAGAATACACCATCAACATTCACAAGCGCATCCATGGAGTGGCCTTCAGGAAGCGTGATCCTTGGGCAGtcaaagaaattcagaaatttGCCATGAAGGAGATGGGGACTCCAGATGTGCACACAGACAACAAGCTCAATAAAGCCGTCTGGGCCAAAGGAATAAGGAATGTTCCCTACCGAATCCGAGTACGTTTGTCCAAAAAGCGTAATGAGGATGAAGATTCACCAAACAAGCTCTACACACTGGTAACATACGTGCCTGTTACCACATTCAAAAATCTACAGACGGTCAATGTGGATGAGAACTAA